TTATTTAATCGATTAACAGAAAAGAACATTACTAAGTTATTAATTACTGCAAGTGCTCCACCTAAACAGATCCCTTTTATCTTACCTGATTTGGTTTCTAGATTGTCTTGGGGGCAAGTTTACCAATTAAAAGAATTAAGTGATGATGATAAACTTAAAGCTTTACAGCTAAGAGCTCAATTAAGTGGGTTTGAACTATCAACAGAAGTTGGGTTATTTTTATTAAAACGTGTAAATCGTGATATGCGAACTCTATTTTCACTATTAGAGAAATTTGAGGTAGCAACATTAGCTCAACAACGTAAATTAACTATTCCTTTTATTAAAAATATTTTGGATTTGTAATATGACTAAAAAACCTGAAGCTATCGTTTTTTTTGACTTAGATGGTACTTTATTTAATAGTAATATAGAGCTTTTACCGAGTTCTTATGATGCAATAAAAAAACTTAAACAAAATAATATGATACCTATGATTGCAACAGGTAGAAACCCGCTTGAAGTTGTTGATTTAATGAAAGAAAAAAACTTAAATTCTATTATAGGGATGAATGGACAAGTCGTTATTTATGAAAAAGAGGTCATATTTACCAATAATATTGATAAAAATATAATCACTCGGTTATATGAATTTTCAAGAGAAAAAACGAATATTCCTTTGTCTTTCTATAATTACAAAGCAATGCGGGTTAGTGAAAACGGTGAACCAGCACAAAAATTTTATCATCATTTAAAACAAGATGTTCCTCCTGTTGATGATGAAATCTATTTAAAAGAACCTATTCAGATGTTGCTATTACTTTGTGAACAAGGTGAATCGGCTTATCGTGAGTTGTTTCCTGAATTAACTTTTATTCGTAATACTCCTTATTGTGTTGATGTTTTTAATCATGGTGGATCAAAAGGTAGAGGTATTAAGGAACTTTTAAAAATGAAAGGGTTTGATGATGTGCCAACTTATGCCTTTGGTGATGGTATGAATGATTTAGAAATGTTTCTTACTGTTGATCATCCAATAGCTATGGGAAATGCAGTTGATGGGTTAAAAGACAAAGCTGAATATATAACAGATACTAATAATAATGATGGTATTGCTAAAGCACTAGAAAAATTTGGATTAATTTAGAATATAAAAAAATCATCTAATTGGTTAGATTAGATGATTTATAATTGACTATATTATTATTTTTATTTATTTTTATTGATGTTGTTTAAAACCAACGTTATTGTTACCAAAACAGTTATCATAATCAAAACCTGTTAATTCTTTAACTAAGCTTCTTATTTCTGGTGTTGCATCTTCTTTTTTACCACCATTTTTTAATCTATCAAGCTCTTGAATAATAAGTGCATGAGTTGATTTGTCTAGTTTCATACGATATGTGAAGAAAATACCTAACAATGCCATTCCACACACACCAAAGACTAACACTGAGTTAATTGCAGTAATTGCACTTTCTGGTTGAACCGCATCTACACCAGATACAAAACCAGAGTATTTCAATACAATACCTAAGACAAAGACAATTGTTGCACGCATCAATTTACCTGCCATGGTCATTGCTCCAGCATAAATACCTTCACGACGTCTGCCTGTTAGTACTTCATCGATATCTGCTAAGAATGTGTAGACACTCCAAGGAATATAATAGACACCACCTGTTCCTAAACCAAACCAAATAGTAATACCAATAACAATCCAAGTAACATGAGGCATATTAAGGTAGTAGACACCGATATAACCGATTACTGAAGATATTACGATTAATATGGCAATGACAAATGGTTTTTTAAATCCACGTTTTACACACCAAGCCATGAAGAAAGCAGTTGAAATTAATTGGCAAATACTGCTTAAACTGTTCATTTGCGAAACAAAAGTTTTTGGTTGACCTAAGTTAAATACAACGAAATAGGTAAATGTTGCAGCAAATAGCCATTCAGCACCAAAGCCAAATAGATACATACCCAAGTGGTTTCTAAAGGTTTTTAAACGGAAGGTTGAAAAGACATCGGAAAATAATTTAACAATGCTTTCCTTAAGACCAGAAGTTGTTTCATCTTCAATTTCATCAACTGATTTTTCCCAACTGTTTAAGTAAAGTAAAATGAGTGCAACTGCCATGATAGATGCGTAAGTTATACCAGTTAATAAAAATGGTAATGGTGAGTCTTTGCCATCAAATAAATAGAAAAATACGCCAGGGATAGCAGCGGCTAAGAAGTTAGCAACTTTACCAAACATTGCTTTTGAACCAGCTAAGTAGGTACGTTGATCAAAGTTTTTAGTCATCTCTACTGGTAAAGTATTATATGGGATCATAATCATGGTATAGATGAATTCAAATAAAATATAGGTCGTTAAGTAGTACCAGAAATTCATTCCATCAAGCCAAAGTAATGGGTAAATAATCATACATGGGATGGCAAATAAGATGAAAAACCGACGACGCCCAAATCGACGCCCAAGCTTAGTATGGTTAAAATTGTCAGTAATAAATCCCATTAATGGATTTAAAATAACATCTAAATAAGTAGCAATTGAAAAAATTAATGTTGCTTGAATTGCCGAAAGTCCGCAAAATGTTGTATAAAAGTATAATAACCAAGCAGCACTGATTGCTAGTGCACCACTTCCTATTAAATTACCACTACCATACGAAAATCGAGTTAGTAAGGTTATTTTTTTCTGATTATCAGCCATAAATCTCTTTTCCTCAATAATTATGAAATACTGTTTTAAAAATATTATTAAAATAATATTTAATTTATACAAGTTTATTTCAAAATTTTTTTTAGAAATGTGATTTTGGTAACAATTTAGTTAATGTGAAAAATTACCATATAAATAATATAAAAAAATAAAATGATAAATATCATGAAGTTATTGTTTTTTTAGAACTGTTTTTTTAAATTGTGATCTTATTAACAGAAAATATTAATAAAATAATAAAAAATATAAAACAGCATTTTAAAAAATAGGAAAACAATAATGAGTAATTTTAAATTAAAAAAAATACCGCTTTTAATGTTTCTATCTACTTTTCCTATCTGTAGCTTTGCTGGTTCTGGTCAAACAGTTTTTCAATATGAACATAACTGGAAATCAATGGATAGAATTCATGGCGACACAATTAAACTAATTCATAAAACCGATAATAACTGGCAATATGAATTCAAATTTGGTGTTACTGAAGGTGGAGGAAACAAACGTGATGTTTTATATGATGATATGTATGGTGGATCAGGTGGTGTTGTTATTCAAAAAAATATCACTCTTGATAATGGATGGGGATCGATAATTCCAGCATTAGAATTAGGATTTAGTAAAGATTTAGTTCTATATCAGCCAGGTTTAAAATACAGTTATAAATTTAATAGTGATTGGTCAAGCAGTATACGTTATCGCTATGAATGGAAAAAAATATCTCAAGCTGAACGCTACAAAACAGCAAAAGTATCTGGCCAGCAAGTTAAATATAAAGCTACAAGTAATAGTGGTAGACACCGCTTTGATTGGGCATTGAACTATTCTGGATTTGAAGCATTTAATCTTGCTTATACCTTTAATTATTACCTTGGTGATTTTACTAATAATTCTTATAAATTTTCTAACGGGACATTTGAAAAGAATAAATATATTGCTTATAACAACAAAAAAAATGATTATGAACAAGAATTTAAAATAACCTACAATTATTCAAAATTATTTCGCCCTTATTTTTCTATTTCCGATGTGTCAAAAAATAAAGCCACTGACACAAGGCAAGCTAAATTTAAAGTTGGTTTCAATTATGCTTTTGATCAATCAAATAGTAAAGACTCCGATTTTTCTTACAAAACCTATTTCAAATATGCACATCATTATGGTTTAAGTTCTCATTATCATGGTGATAGTTTTGGTTTATATGCTGATTTTGATAAAAAAGGCTATATCGGTTTTAGTTTAAATACCTATAACCAAATAAAAAATAGAATATTATTTGACGATCTTGTTTCAAGTCATTATCAAATCTATGGCGGTTATAACTTCCATTTAGCTGATCAATGGGTTCTGACACCAAATATCGAAGTTAGATTCTATTCTGGTGGTGGTTATAAAGCTAAAAGTTTAGAAAATTTACCTCATTACCAGTTGGGTGATGTTAGTGATTCACAACGTCCAGGTGTGCGTTATTCTCCAGCATTAAAATTGACTTGGTTACAAAGCGATGATCTATCGTTTTATAGCCAATATCGATTTGAATATCGTAAAGTTTCAAGAAGCAAACGCGAAGATAGTGTTCAAGGCTATGTCGATAACCGATCACGTAATCGCTTTGATGTTGGAACGGATATTAACCTATCTCCTGATTGGAACATTGGTTATCGCTTTTCATACTTAAAAGGGAACTATGTATTACAAAATGATAAACGACATGATTATCAGCAAGAGTTAGATATAAATTGGCAAGTAACGAAAGCTTGGCAAGTAAATTTTGCTGCAGAAGATGTGGCTAAAAGTGTCCATTCTGACTCAAGGGAAACTAAATTAGTCCTAGGATTATCATATTTATTTTAATTTTAGTTAATAAAAAAGTTAGGAAAAACAGTTAGTGGTGAAAAGATGATGAAGAAAACCTTTTTTGGACTTTTATTAGTTGGAATTTCAATTAATCAAGTATCAGCAAATACAATAATACAAGGTTATGCTTATGCAAATAAACCAATAGACTCATCCGTGATTATTCGTGATGCTAATAATAAAGTTTTACAAACAACCACCAACAATGATGGGTTTTATTGGCAAGATGTATCAAATCTTACACCACCACTGATTGTTTTTACCAACAAAAATTCGCTAGAACGTAAAGCGCATGGTGATCAATTTTGTAATGGTAATTGTCTGTTTTCATATGTATATACATTACAACAAGATGAAAAAAATACGGTTAATATTAATCCGTTAACTGATTATTTAACCAGTGAGCTGGCTAAGCAAATTAATCTTATTGGTCCTGAAAAATTTGTTGATAATCCATTACCTACTCTAATGAAAGATGATTTATTAAAGAAAACTTATAATAAATTTCATCTGTTATTTGATAAAGCATTGCTTCAAATAGGTATTGAGGATAACTCTTTTGATCCAATTACGACGAATAGTCCAAAAACAAAAGATTTACTTGATGTTATGTTATTTAATCGAGGATATCATTCAGCAACAGGTCAAATAAGCGAAACTGTATTACTTGATATGCGTTTTAGACCAATAAGCCAAGATTCACCTTTTGATTATCAACAAGCTGTTAAACAACAAAAAGAAAATATGAACGCTAAAAAACGTATTTTCATTTTGGGAGATTCGACCGCCTCTAATTACGATAAAAAAGTTTATCCAAGAATGGGATGGGGGCAAGTTTTTGATCAGTTTATTAATGATAAGGCTGATGCCATTGTCATTAATGGCTCGCAATCTGGTCGTTCAAGTCGTAGTTTTAAAACAGAAGGCTGGTTTCACTTGATGAAGCCTTTTATGAAAAAAGGCGATTATATGATCATTGGTTTTGGGCATAATGATGAAAAATGTGATGGTAACAATCCTAAACGAGGTCAAGTAGATGTTGCTAATTTGTGTACTTACCCTAATGATGATAACAATCAAAAACAGTATCCATTAAAACAAGAGAGTATGTCATTTCAATCTTCTCTGGAAGATTACCTTGCTGTAGCAAAAGAGTTAGAGATGACTCCCATTTTAATGACACCTGTTACTCGATTTAAAGATAAAAATAATAAAACAGCTTATCAAAATCAGAGTAATGATCCCGTTAGTCATATGCATTATACCGCCAATAAACCTGGTTTTGCTTATTGGGGGGATTATTCCAATACCATTAAACATACCGCTAAAGTTAATCAAGTAACTTTAATTGATTTGGAATCACTTAGTATTGACTTTGCTAATCAACATAAAGATGACTGGCAGTCTTACTGGTTAGTTATCGATCCTAATGATCCTAAATACCCCTATTATAAAAATCAAACTTCTGGCGTGATTAGTAACCCTGATATTACGCATTTTCAAGAAAAAGGTGCACAAGCTATAGCCAAAATTATCGCGACAGCTATCAACAACGATCCTAAATTAAAACAAGATGAAGTTGTTGATTTTAATAAAATTAATCAATAAAAATTAAGGTATTAATTAAAATGAAAAAACTACTTATAGCTGTGTTAATTCCATTAGCAATTAACTCATATAGTTTTAACAGTTATGCATTATCACCATCGCCAATAAAAGTTAAACAGGCTCTTGATGTTGCACCTGAAAATGGCTTTGGAGGATTCAATTCAGCAACAAACAGTGGAACAACAGGTGGTTCTAAAGCCAAAAAAGAGATGATCTTTCTGGTGAATAATAAGAAAGATCTTATTGATGCTATTACGATCAACAAAGATCAGCCACGGATTATTCAAGTATCAGGCGTAATTGATATTAGTGAAAATAAACCTTATAAAAATTTTGAAGATCAAAAATCACGTTCCCTGATCAAAATTCCTAGTAATACTACGTTAATTGGTGTGGATGGAGATGCTGGTTTTATCAATGGATCAATTATTTTATCTAATGTAGAAAATATCATTGTTCGTAATTTAAAAATTGAAGCACCAATTGATGTTGCACCAAAATTTGAAGAGGGTGATGGTTGGAATGCTGAATGGGATGGTATTAATATTATTTCTTCAACATATGTTTGGATTGATCATGTCACTTTTACTGACGGTAAATTTACTGATGATATGTATCAGGAAAAAGATGGCTGGAAATATGTACAACATGATGGTTTATTAGATATTAAGCGCGGTAGCGATTTGATTACTATCTCTTATTGTTTATTTGAAAATCATGATAAAACTATGTTAATTGGGCACAGTGATAAAAATGCTCAACAGGATGAAAATAAATTAAATATCACACTTCATCACAATGTTTTTTCTGATATTACTCAACGAGCTCCACGAGTTAGGTTTGGTAAAATCCATATGTATAACAACCTTTTTAAAGGGTCAGTTAATAAATCAGAAACAACCTATCCTTATCAATATTCAATTGGTTTAGGCTATAGAGGTAGTGTTATTTCAGAAAATAATCAATTTATGATTGATGGTTTGAAAGATCACTGCAAAGTAGCTAAACAATTTAAAGGTAACAACCTACTAGATAATAAGTCTTTATTTAATGAATCTAGATTGAAATTATCTTCTTGTGATTTTGATGATAATTTGAATTGGTCTGTACCTTATCAATATAACTTGGATGATATCAAACAGTTTAGTAATAACTACAATCAATTAGTCGGTAATGGAAAGCTTTAAAATTTGTAATAAAAAATGTTAGGACCCATAATGAAAAAAATATTAACTTCAATACTTTGTCTGTCTACGATTTATGTTAGCGCGGCTTCTGCACAAGAATGGAAAACGATAGCCTTTGGTCAATCAACAGATTTGAACTTTGCATCGCTTATTAAACCAGAAAAAGTGGGAACCAATAATGCTTGGATAGCAGGTCAAAACGAGTATTTAATTCCAAATCAACCCTATCAATTACCTTCTGATTTTTATTTAGAAAGTCGTGGCGGTAAAATAGCTAACTCACATGATGGAATGGTGGTGTTTTATACCCAATTACCGGTTAACCAAACTTTCATATTAGAAAGTGATGTTACCTTAGAGCAAATAGGACCTGAAGTGGATGGTAAAACTCCTGCTGCCCAAGAAGCGGTTGGTTTATTTGCTCGTGATACCATTGGCGTTGCTAGAAGTGAACCGCAGCCAGCGGGTTACGAAGAGTTTCCTAATGCTTCAAATGTAATTATGAATGCATTAATCACTCAAAATCAAAAGAATGATAATTTAATAAAAGTAACCGGCTTAGTACGTGATGGCGTAAAAAAAGCATGGGGTAATGAAGGTATATCAATTGAGAAAGTTGGTTATGTTGAAAATGTTAACTATGTTAATGTTAAAAGTATGCATTTAACAATGACAAGAACGGATAATCAATTTATCTTATCGATGAAAAATAATGCAACAGGTGAAGAGAAACAGTGGGCAACCAATGATTATTCAGGATTTTTGAATCAACAAGATAATAAAAATATTTATGTTGGTTTTTTTGCATCTAGAAATGCAAAAGTTGAATTTAAAAATTCTAAATTAACGCTTAATGATGAGAAAGTTAACTACGATAAATTGCCAGTTAAACCAGAAGTTATTGTGGATATTAAGCCAACTTTAACCTTATCATCACCACAAAATGTATATAGTAAAAATTATACATTGCAGTTTTTCCCAAACACTTCAGGTACAGTAACCGTTAAAGAAATTAATAAAAAATTAAAGGCGCAAACGGGTAAATTATTACAGTTCCCAACTCAGCTAAAAGAGGGTAGTAATGTCTTTACTGTAGAGTTTAAAGATAAAAGAGAAACTAATACACAAACCTTTACAGTAGATTTAAATCAATCATTGATTGAAGATTTATCTAATATTGTCGTTTCACCAGAAGGTAAAAAGGATAATAAAGGTACCAATCAATCACCAGTGGATTTTGAAACAGCCGTTAATAGCGTTGTCCCAAGTGGTGTTATTCATTTAATGGATGGTTATTACGATGGTATGACTCTTCCAGCTCAATTAAGTGGCTTACCAGATAAATTAAAAACGATACAAGCAATTAACAAACATAAAGCCATTTTTATCAATAACACATTTAAGTTAGACAGCAACTATTGGTCTATTAAACACGTTATTTTTGATGGAAATATTGATGATAAAGATAATAAGCCAGCCTATTTAAGAATTTCGGGTAGTCATAATGTCATTGATCAAGTTATTACCCGTAATAACAGTGATACAGGGCTTGCAATATCAGCCAAAAATAAAAACGAAAATAGAATTTATTGGCCATCTTATAACTTAATTCTTAACTCTGATTCTTATAATAATATGGATAAATCAGGTAAAAATGCGGATGGCTTTGCAGCTAAATTAGGTGTTGGTAAAGGAAATGTATTTAGAGGATGTATTGCGCATAATAATACCGATGATGGGTTTGATCTTTATAATAAAATTGAAGATGGTCCAAATGAACCAGTATTAATTGACAGTTCAGTCACTTATTCAAATGGTTTTCCTTTCTCTAAACCTAATATTGCTAAAGGAAGTATTGGTAATGGCTTTAAATTAGGTGCTGAAGGACAACCTGTAAATCATAAAATTATCAATTCTATTTCATTAAATAATAATATGGATGGATTTACTGATAACTTTAATACTGGTTCTTATATAATGAACAATAATATTTCGATTAATAGTGCAAGATATAATTATATATTACGAGCTAATCCTTATGCGTTTTTAAAACCAAAGGTGACGTTTGAAAATAACTATTCTATTCGTGATAGCTGGGAATCAGCAATAAAAGATTCATTTGGGCCTCAGATTAAAAGTAAACATTTTAAATCAGTGACCAGTGATGAATTATGGCAAAGTAATGTTGAATTTAAAATAACTCGAGATGAAAACGGTAATATTGTATTACCAAAAGAGTTAAAAATCTTAATCGAAAAAAATAAAGCAAAATAATCAAGCAATATAATTAAATAATAGTGCGCTAAGTCTAATAATCAGGCTTAGCGCTTTTTTTGTCTTCAAATTTTCCTTTTCCAATCTAATTCCTCAATTTTTATTACGCGATAATTATTTTTTTTTTAGATTTGTTGCTAAGAAATAATTAAATATACTAGTGATATTTAATATCACTCTATTTGAATTTATTAAATAAAGAGATTATAAGAAGTAATGAGAAATGTGCCATTTCATTAATTTAGTTGAAATGACACAAAAATTGTAGAATTCAGTAAATGATTAATTCTAAATTAAGCTAGTAAGCTTTTGATAAAATCTGTAATCTCAGGATCTTGACTGTTTTCAAATAAACATTTTTGGAAACGTTCGCCTTTGATTGCATCTTTAAGTAATGATTGATCAATCGATTTCAAGGCTTCAATTAAACTTTTTCCTGCTGCATTTTTCATATCATTTAAAATTACAGCATTAGCATTTTGAGATTCACGGCGCTCAGGTGGATAACCTAATCCTTTTTCGCCATCAAACGCTTTTTCAAAAATATAACGAGCATTAAGTTCTGCGCCCCAACCAAAGCCTTTAGCAAAAGCAAGTGATAAAGCATTACCATTATTCACTTGTGCAAATAGATAAGCATCAGTAGGTTCAATACAATAACCACAGTTAACACCAGGAAATGCATTTAATGCCATTAATGCACCTTGCCCAGTTCCACAACCTGTGATAACAAAATCAACGGCTTTGCTGTTTAATAAAATAGCGCTAATAATACCTAAATGAACATAAGTTAATTTTTTATCATTGTCACCATCCATGCCAACATTAAAAACCGTATGTCCATATTTCTCTGTTGCGTTTTTTAATTCATTTAAAATAATTGGATTTTTAGCTGCTTGGCTAAATTCGTTCATTAGTGCTATTTTCATAATTTCCCTCTATTTTGATTGAAATAATAACTAATTACATAAAAGTGTTGTAATTGGTTATTAGTACATTTTAGTTTTATTATAAACTTGCAAAAAAATATATCAATTTTTTTAAGTAAAATAAAACGATGTTTTAATAAATTTATTGCAATGTGATGAAAGTCACAAAATGATTAACCTTTTTATATTACTATATTTATAAATGAACATCTTTTAAACGTTTGTATATTTATATTTTGGGAGTTTATATGGCAAAGGGAAATATCGTAAGGCTATCATATTCATCATTTATTGATGAAGATTCAAAAAATGAAATTATTCGGTTAACGCCAGAAGGTATTTTATGCCATCGCAATTATTTCTATCAAAAGTGCTTTACTAATGATGGCCAAAAGCTACTTTTTGCTGGTGAGTTTGACACTAATCGTAACTATTATTTACTTGATATTAAAAACCAAACAGCAAAACAACTAACCGAAGGGCCTGGTGATAATACCTTTGGTGGTTTTTTATCGCCAGATGATAAATTTTTATACTATGTAAAAAATGAACGCAATTTACAACAAGTTAATCTTGAAACTTTAGAAGAAAAAAATGTTTATACTGTACCAGATGAATGGGTTGGTTATGGTACATGGGTTGCCAATAGTGATTGTAATGAAATTGTTGGTATTGAAATTGATAAAAAAGATTGGACACCACTTACCGACTGGACAATATTTAAAGCATTTTATAATAAAAACCCGCACTGTCGTTTAATCAAGATTGATATTGAAACAAGCGTAGCTAAAACAGTAATTGATCAAAATGTATGGTTAGGACATCCTATCTTTAGACCTTTTGATGATAAAACTATCGCATTTTGCCATGAAGGGCCTCATGATTTAGTTGATGCAAGAATTTGGTTGGTCGATCGTGATGGTAAAAATGAACGAAAAGCCCATGATAATTTACCTGGTGAGAGTTGTACTCATGAATTTTGGGTTCCAGATGGATCAGGTCTTGCTTATGTGTCTTATATGAAAGGACAACAAGAACGTTATATTCGCCTTTATAATCCTGTGACCAACGAAGATAAAGAAATTATGGAGATGCCAGCTTGTTCACACTTAATGAGTAATTTTGATGGCACGCTTTATATTGGAGATGGAACAGGTAGTCCAGTTGACGTAATTGATACCAGTGGTTACAAAATTGAAAATGATCCATGGCTTTATATTTTAGCACCTAAAACAAAAACAGCACATAAATTGGTTAAACATAATAGTACATGGCGAGTTTTAGATGGCGATCGTCAAGTTACTCATCCTCATCCATCGTTTTCACCTGATAATAAATACGTTTTATACTCATGTGATGCACAAGATGAACCTGCACTTTATTTAACCAAAGTGCCTGCTAACATATTAGAAGAAATGTGATAGATCCATTTTGTCTATCATAACTATAACGGAGAATATAATTATGTCGATTTTAAATAAATTTTCACTCAATAACAAAATAGCGCTGGTAACCGGCGCTTCATATGGCATCGGTTTTGAAATAGCAAAATCATTAGCTGATGCTGGAGCGAAAATCGTATTTAATGATGTGGTACCTGAAAATTTACAAAAAGGACTTGATGCTTATAAAGCGGCTGGTATTGACGCACATGGCTATCTATTTGATATTACAGATGAAGAAGTTGTTGAGAAATCCATTGCTCAAATTGAAAAAGAACATGGTGTGATTGATATTTTAGTCAATAATGCTGGCATTATTCAACGTAAATCAATGCTTGAAACAAGTGCGGCTGATTATCGAAAAATTATTGATATCGACCTTACCGGTCAATTTATTATGGCAAAAGCTGTTCTTCCTTCAATGATTAAAAAAGGCAGTGGTAAAATTATTAACATCTGTTCAATGATGAGTGAACTTGGCCGTGAAACTGTTGTTGGTTATGCCTCTGCTAAAGGTGGTTTAAAGATGTTAACTAAAAACATCTGTTCCGAATTTGGTCATGCCAATATTCAATGTAATGGTATTGGTCCGGGTTATATTGCTACACCTCAAACTGCACCATTACGTGAGAAACAAGCAGATGGTTCTCGCCACCCATTTGATCAGTTTATTATTGCTAAAACACCTGCAGGACGATGGGGTACCCCTGATGATTTAGCTGGTGCAGCCGTATTTTTAGCATCTGAAGCTTCAAATTTTGTCAACGGCCATATTCTTTATGTTGATGGTGGTATTTTGGCTTATATTGGTAAACAACCTTAATTGAATAAGATTAAAAATTAGTTAATTAAAGAGATAATAAAATAAAGATATATTTTTATTATCTCTTGTTTATTTTATGAATTTAGGAGTGATGTCATGTTTTGTTTTAATTCAGATATTGAATTTATTGATTTAGGAAATGGAGTTAAACGTAAAGTTTTAGCGCATGATGGTAATATGATGGCGGTTGAAGTTCATTTTGAAACAGGCGCTATTGGTGCAATGCATCATCATCCACACGAACAACTCACTTATGTTTTATCTGGTGAATTCGAATTTACTATTGGTGATGAAACCAAAATTGTTCGTACTGGCGATACGTTATATAAAAAACCTAATATTGAACATGGTTGCGTTTGCAAACAAGCGGGTGTGTTGCTTGATATGTTTACTCCGCAGAGATTAGATTTTTTATAAAATAGCTAGTAACGACTCATTATTAATTATGATATACTTTCGATAGTTTTGATTTGTTCTAGTTGATCGTTTAATAATAGAATA
The sequence above is drawn from the Gilliamella apicola genome and encodes:
- a CDS encoding oligogalacturonate lyase family protein, which translates into the protein MAKGNIVRLSYSSFIDEDSKNEIIRLTPEGILCHRNYFYQKCFTNDGQKLLFAGEFDTNRNYYLLDIKNQTAKQLTEGPGDNTFGGFLSPDDKFLYYVKNERNLQQVNLETLEEKNVYTVPDEWVGYGTWVANSDCNEIVGIEIDKKDWTPLTDWTIFKAFYNKNPHCRLIKIDIETSVAKTVIDQNVWLGHPIFRPFDDKTIAFCHEGPHDLVDARIWLVDRDGKNERKAHDNLPGESCTHEFWVPDGSGLAYVSYMKGQQERYIRLYNPVTNEDKEIMEMPACSHLMSNFDGTLYIGDGTGSPVDVIDTSGYKIENDPWLYILAPKTKTAHKLVKHNSTWRVLDGDRQVTHPHPSFSPDNKYVLYSCDAQDEPALYLTKVPANILEEM
- a CDS encoding right-handed parallel beta-helix repeat-containing protein, producing the protein MKKILTSILCLSTIYVSAASAQEWKTIAFGQSTDLNFASLIKPEKVGTNNAWIAGQNEYLIPNQPYQLPSDFYLESRGGKIANSHDGMVVFYTQLPVNQTFILESDVTLEQIGPEVDGKTPAAQEAVGLFARDTIGVARSEPQPAGYEEFPNASNVIMNALITQNQKNDNLIKVTGLVRDGVKKAWGNEGISIEKVGYVENVNYVNVKSMHLTMTRTDNQFILSMKNNATGEEKQWATNDYSGFLNQQDNKNIYVGFFASRNAKVEFKNSKLTLNDEKVNYDKLPVKPEVIVDIKPTLTLSSPQNVYSKNYTLQFFPNTSGTVTVKEINKKLKAQTGKLLQFPTQLKEGSNVFTVEFKDKRETNTQTFTVDLNQSLIEDLSNIVVSPEGKKDNKGTNQSPVDFETAVNSVVPSGVIHLMDGYYDGMTLPAQLSGLPDKLKTIQAINKHKAIFINNTFKLDSNYWSIKHVIFDGNIDDKDNKPAYLRISGSHNVIDQVITRNNSDTGLAISAKNKNENRIYWPSYNLILNSDSYNNMDKSGKNADGFAAKLGVGKGNVFRGCIAHNNTDDGFDLYNKIEDGPNEPVLIDSSVTYSNGFPFSKPNIAKGSIGNGFKLGAEGQPVNHKIINSISLNNNMDGFTDNFNTGSYIMNNNISINSARYNYILRANPYAFLKPKVTFENNYSIRDSWESAIKDSFGPQIKSKHFKSVTSDELWQSNVEFKITRDENGNIVLPKELKILIEKNKAK
- a CDS encoding RpiB/LacA/LacB family sugar-phosphate isomerase, with translation MKIALMNEFSQAAKNPIILNELKNATEKYGHTVFNVGMDGDNDKKLTYVHLGIISAILLNSKAVDFVITGCGTGQGALMALNAFPGVNCGYCIEPTDAYLFAQVNNGNALSLAFAKGFGWGAELNARYIFEKAFDGEKGLGYPPERRESQNANAVILNDMKNAAGKSLIEALKSIDQSLLKDAIKGERFQKCLFENSQDPEITDFIKSLLA
- a CDS encoding gluconate 5-dehydrogenase, yielding MLNKFSLNNKIALVTGASYGIGFEIAKSLADAGAKIVFNDVVPENLQKGLDAYKAAGIDAHGYLFDITDEEVVEKSIAQIEKEHGVIDILVNNAGIIQRKSMLETSAADYRKIIDIDLTGQFIMAKAVLPSMIKKGSGKIINICSMMSELGRETVVGYASAKGGLKMLTKNICSEFGHANIQCNGIGPGYIATPQTAPLREKQADGSRHPFDQFIIAKTPAGRWGTPDDLAGAAVFLASEASNFVNGHILYVDGGILAYIGKQP
- a CDS encoding cupin domain-containing protein; translated protein: MFCFNSDIEFIDLGNGVKRKVLAHDGNMMAVEVHFETGAIGAMHHHPHEQLTYVLSGEFEFTIGDETKIVRTGDTLYKKPNIEHGCVCKQAGVLLDMFTPQRLDFL